One Porphyromonas pogonae genomic region harbors:
- a CDS encoding CsbD family protein, whose protein sequence is MADLRFKGKWNELKGRAKQEWADLTDDDLLYEEGQEDEMFGRIQKKTGKTIEDIKNWFDKQLDKI, encoded by the coding sequence ATGGCTGATTTAAGATTTAAAGGAAAATGGAACGAGCTGAAAGGCCGCGCTAAACAAGAGTGGGCTGATCTAACGGATGATGATCTACTTTACGAAGAAGGTCAGGAAGATGAAATGTTCGGCAGAATCCAAAAGAAAACCGGTAAGACTATTGAAGACATCAAGAACTGGTTTGACAAACAGCTTGACAAAATTTAA
- a CDS encoding TonB-dependent receptor produces the protein MLRGYYKFFFRGIIIFVSLLLCHGYNLTGQSSGKGFTIRGAVLDAGNGQAVEYSSVRLFDDAKKLVSGTITSTQGEYVISKLPKGWYIVVVSNVSYQNQSKKIYINSDTTLNVRLSSQAFVLGDVVVTATENKTIRTTSTINKEALSLLQPSSFTDVLELLPGGKAVDPVMNRVNTIHLRENNTPGDKYQTGALGTAFVIDGARISTNADMQDVRSSAETFVDNKSSVGKGVDMRTLTTDDIEQIKIERGIPSVEYGDLTDGLVRIIRKKGAKPWELRFKSDLTSKLYYAGKGWAWGNNSLNTGVSYIHSTKDPRDPLEDFKRIAISLRNHINGSAGSVRVVWESNLDFTGSFDDYKKDSEQITVRDDYFKNSRNRYSWTNRVLLHFKEGSWISSLNSLVNLSLGDDKMKRRRTVYLNRPLSIPNVEGEGEFIGSYISPEYISYFDVKGTPFTMNAKVVADGRQQWGNILSLYKIGAEWQTDKNFGRGLNFDRFKPPYPSDMRSRNRKFSAVPAFHQLSVFGEITTKMQLGKHQLNAIAGVRVTAIPGIDHHYKLNNQIAFDPRLSIQWILPDLSVCDYPLQLALEAGYGKLSKAPGIAQLYPESYYDDLVELNYYHPKPELRRIVFRSYETDPANYKLSFAANHKLEFRIDASYRRHNLSLTVYRENLDNGFRAQSYFRALEYKRYDYSGIDHEHITVPPDYTKLPFVRDTLLKSTSMWGNGSRTEKRGIEFQYSSPRLPIVLTRITFNGAYFHNNYENSQPIYKKPSIILDGNEYPYVGLYRFDDGYTTDYFGTNLMLDTYVPRLGMNFMLSMQGTWYDAFTSKRIAEAPISYIDKKGIEHPYNKAAEQDPVLQWLIDKSNGNERFSRKSPVSVFFNFKGSKSFGKHLKVALFVNRLFDYLKTLNVNGFRSRRQSDPYFGMEINVNI, from the coding sequence ATGCTAAGAGGTTATTATAAGTTCTTTTTCAGAGGGATTATTATTTTCGTAAGTCTGCTCCTTTGTCATGGTTACAATCTTACGGGACAAAGCTCCGGCAAGGGATTTACGATCAGGGGGGCGGTATTAGATGCCGGTAACGGACAGGCAGTGGAGTACTCTTCTGTACGTCTGTTCGATGATGCAAAGAAATTGGTTTCAGGTACAATAACTTCGACTCAAGGGGAGTATGTAATATCAAAATTACCTAAAGGTTGGTATATTGTAGTAGTATCCAATGTATCATACCAAAACCAAAGTAAGAAAATCTACATCAATTCGGATACAACACTGAATGTACGCTTAAGTAGCCAAGCCTTTGTCTTGGGCGATGTGGTCGTTACTGCTACCGAAAACAAAACTATACGCACTACTTCTACAATCAATAAAGAAGCTCTGAGTCTATTGCAGCCTTCGAGTTTTACCGATGTATTGGAACTGCTGCCCGGAGGTAAGGCTGTGGATCCTGTAATGAATCGGGTGAATACCATCCATTTGAGAGAAAATAATACACCGGGAGATAAGTATCAGACAGGGGCTTTGGGTACGGCCTTTGTGATAGATGGCGCACGAATCAGCACCAATGCCGATATGCAGGATGTACGCTCCTCTGCCGAAACTTTTGTGGATAATAAGTCATCGGTAGGCAAAGGGGTGGATATGCGCACACTTACCACTGATGATATAGAGCAAATCAAAATAGAGCGAGGCATACCCTCTGTAGAATATGGCGACCTTACGGATGGATTGGTACGGATTATCCGCAAAAAAGGAGCCAAACCATGGGAGTTGCGATTCAAATCGGACCTTACTTCCAAACTTTACTATGCCGGTAAAGGATGGGCATGGGGAAACAATAGCCTCAATACAGGTGTCTCTTATATCCATAGTACCAAAGACCCTCGTGACCCACTTGAGGACTTCAAGAGGATAGCTATATCCCTGCGCAATCATATCAATGGCTCTGCAGGTTCTGTGCGTGTCGTTTGGGAGAGTAATCTTGACTTTACGGGGTCTTTCGATGACTATAAGAAAGATAGTGAACAAATAACCGTGAGAGACGACTATTTCAAAAACTCGCGTAACCGTTACAGTTGGACCAATCGTGTACTGCTACACTTCAAGGAAGGATCTTGGATTAGTTCGCTCAACAGCCTTGTAAATCTTTCGTTGGGAGATGACAAGATGAAGCGGCGCCGTACAGTATATTTGAATAGACCTCTGTCCATCCCAAATGTGGAAGGAGAAGGAGAGTTTATAGGTTCATATATTTCCCCTGAGTATATCTCATATTTTGATGTGAAAGGTACGCCTTTTACAATGAATGCGAAGGTAGTAGCTGATGGTAGGCAACAGTGGGGTAATATACTTTCCTTATATAAAATAGGTGCTGAGTGGCAGACTGATAAGAATTTTGGACGAGGTCTCAACTTCGATCGTTTTAAGCCTCCCTATCCAAGTGACATGCGCTCACGCAATCGCAAATTCAGTGCTGTGCCGGCTTTTCATCAACTTTCCGTTTTTGGCGAGATTACGACTAAGATGCAGTTGGGTAAGCATCAGCTTAATGCCATTGCGGGAGTAAGGGTTACTGCAATACCGGGAATTGACCACCATTATAAGTTGAATAACCAAATAGCCTTCGACCCACGCCTTAGCATTCAATGGATTTTACCTGATCTCAGTGTTTGTGATTATCCACTACAACTTGCTTTAGAGGCAGGTTATGGTAAGCTCAGTAAAGCACCGGGCATAGCACAGTTATATCCCGAAAGCTATTATGATGATTTGGTCGAGCTCAATTATTACCATCCCAAGCCGGAGTTGAGACGTATTGTGTTCCGCTCTTATGAAACTGATCCTGCCAACTATAAGCTCTCATTTGCAGCCAATCATAAACTGGAATTCAGGATAGACGCTTCTTATCGCCGTCACAATTTATCGCTCACTGTATATCGTGAGAATCTGGATAACGGATTTCGTGCCCAATCTTATTTCAGAGCTTTGGAGTATAAGAGATATGACTATTCTGGTATAGACCACGAACACATTACTGTCCCTCCTGATTACACCAAGTTACCTTTTGTCCGTGACACTCTGCTCAAGTCTACCTCCATGTGGGGCAATGGCAGTCGTACGGAGAAAAGAGGGATTGAATTTCAATACAGTTCGCCCCGTCTGCCTATTGTGCTCACCCGTATCACCTTCAACGGGGCTTATTTCCATAATAATTACGAGAACTCACAGCCTATTTACAAGAAACCTTCTATCATCCTTGATGGGAATGAGTATCCTTATGTAGGGCTTTATCGTTTTGATGACGGCTATACCACCGATTACTTTGGTACCAATCTTATGTTGGATACCTATGTGCCACGTTTGGGCATGAACTTTATGCTGAGTATGCAAGGCACATGGTATGATGCCTTTACAAGCAAAAGGATAGCGGAAGCACCTATATCCTATATCGATAAGAAGGGGATAGAACATCCCTATAATAAAGCTGCGGAGCAAGACCCTGTGTTACAGTGGCTCATCGATAAGAGTAATGGCAATGAACGTTTTTCACGTAAAAGCCCGGTATCGGTATTTTTCAATTTTAAAGGCTCCAAAAGCTTTGGCAAACATCTTAAAGTCGCATTATTTGTCAATAGACTTTTTGATTATCTGAAAACTCTCAATGTAAACGGCTTTCGTAGCCGTAGGCAATCTGATCCCTACTTCGGGATGGAAATCAATGTGAATATCTAA